Proteins encoded by one window of Deinococcus sp. KSM4-11:
- a CDS encoding YbaB/EbfC family nucleoid-associated protein, producing the protein MDMKKLMKQMQQAQAAAAKIQDDLAAKSVEGTASGLVTVTMNGHGKLTALKIDPKAVDPDDVEALEDLILVAVQDASAKADALQQDATRGLGIPGF; encoded by the coding sequence ATGGACATGAAGAAGCTGATGAAGCAGATGCAGCAGGCGCAGGCCGCCGCCGCGAAGATCCAGGACGATCTGGCGGCCAAGAGCGTGGAGGGCACGGCCAGCGGGCTGGTGACCGTGACCATGAACGGGCACGGCAAGCTGACCGCCCTGAAAATCGATCCCAAGGCGGTCGATCCGGACGACGTGGAAGCGCTCGAAGACCTGATCCTGGTGGCCGTGCAGGACGCCAGCGCCAAGGCGGACGCCCTGCAGCAGGACGCCACCCGCGGCCTGGGCATCCCCGGCTTCTGA